A stretch of DNA from Jatrophihabitans endophyticus:
CGCCGTTGCAGACGATCGCGGTGAACTTCTCCCGCGGGATCGAGCGGTGCTGCAACCACCACCCGCCGGCGGACTCGACGAACCCGACGATGCCGTACGCACCCGGGTCGGCCTCGTCGCCCTCGATGCCGAAGAACACCATGATGATCTTCAGCAGCGACGCCACGTTGTCGGCGAGGGTGTTCTCGACCGACTCGAGGCCGCCGTCGCGACGCAGTCGCAGGAAGTGGTAGAGGTTCGGGTGCTCGTCGAGCCAGCCGATGATGGTCCCGATGGCGGCGCCGATGATCTGGCGCGGCGTCGTCTCGGTCGACAGCTGCAGCTTGGGCAGCACGGCGTCGAGCACGTCCTTGACCACGAGCTCCGCGATCGCCTGACGCAGGTCCTCGCGGTCACGGAAGTAGCGGTACAGGACCGTGCGGCTGACGCCGGCCTCGTCGGCGATCTGCTCGGCGGAGGCCCCCGGGCCGTGGCGGTCGACGGCGGCGGCCCCGGCGGCGACGAACGCGGCGCGGCGCTGGGCCCGGTGCTCGGTCCAGCGCAGCCGCCGGCCGTCGGCGGCCGTCTCGCCGTCCCGCGGTGCGCGTCCGCCCATGTCACCCTCCCGGAAAATGGGGCGAAGTACCTGTGACACGCACTGTAGCCGGTGCTGTCGTCGACGCGACGGCTCGGAGCCGACCCGCCCGGGGCGCGTCGGGGTCGGCGCAGGAAGATCCGCCCCGGCCCCGCGATCTTCCGGACACCACGCGAACCCGGGCACCGCGGGCGCAGGAAGATCCGCCCCGCCCGGCGATCTTCTGGCACCACGCGAACCACCCGGACACCACGAAGGCCCCGCCGGCGGTACCGGCGGGGCCTTCGGGACGGAGCGCAGAACGCGTCAGCGCGTCTCGCGGTGCTCGGTGTGCTTGCCGCAGTTCGGGCAGAACTTGTTCATCGAGAGCCGGTCGGGGTCGTTACGCCGGTTCTTCACGGTGATGTAGTTGCGGTGCTTGCACACCTGGCACGCCAAGGTGATCTTCGGACGAACGTCGGTGGCTGCCACTGGCCGAGCCCTTCACAGTCGAGGTCTTTCGAGTTACCGGCTGGCGCCGGGTGTAGCGAGGGCGGGACTCGAACCCGCGACACCACGATTATGAGCCGTGTGCTCTAACCACCTGAGCTACCCCGCCGCGGACGGGCCGCGAGGGCCCGCCGGAGCCCCCTTACGGAATCGAACCGTAGACCTTCTCCTTACCATGGAGACGCTCTGCCGACTGAGCTAAGGGGGCGGAGACACGGTCTCGATCGAGAGCCGTGCGCCGACGGATCAGCCTACACGATCGCGACGGCGACTCCGGTCGCCCCACCCGGCGCCGCGGCTCGTCGGGACTGCAGGGTCGACCGCGCCGACGATCGTCGTCCCGGTTGGCAAGGCGGGTGTGATCGGCCACACTCGGGCCGTACCGTCCGCCGATGGGGAGCGTGTGATGGCAGCGAACGTCGAGACGTCCTCGCGACGCCGAGACGCCACCGTCCCCGGACGCCGCCCCGGTCCTCGCGGCAGATCGCGCCACGACCCCGCGGCGATCGCCGTCGCGCAGGCCCTCGGCGCCGCCTCCGCCGCGCACGCCGCACTCCTCGGCCGCCGCATCGAGGTCGACGACCCGGGATGGGGTGACTGTCCACGGTGACCCGCGCAACCGAACGTCCGGTCGAGCGTCCGTCGCGCCGCAACATGCGCGCCGGCGTCGCCGCACCCGGCCGGGCGAGCATCCCGGCGCGCACGCTGCGCACGGACAACTGGCGCCGGGCGCCGGTCGTCACGTTCGTCCTGCTCGCCGGCTGGGTGCTGTACGCGACACTGCGCACCGTCTGGCAGGCCGCGTACTTCGCGCCGAGCGAGCACTACCTCTCGCCGTTCTACTCGCCGTGCGTCACCGCGAGCTGCGAACCGGGCGCGCGCGACTTCGGGACGTGGTTCGGGCACTTCCCGCCGATCGTGCCGTTCGCGATCGTCACACTGCCGTTCCTGCTCGGTTTCCGGCTCACCTGCTACTACTACCGGCGCTCCTACTACCGCGCGTTCTGGGCGTCCCCGCCGGCCTGCGCGGTCGCCGAGCCGCACACCGGCTACACCGGCGAGACCCGCTTCCCGCTGGTCATGCAGAACCTGCACCGCTACTTCTGGGTGGCGGCCGGGCTCATCTCGGTGATCAACACGTGGGACGTCGTCCAGGCGTTCCGGCCGGAGGGTCACGCGTTCGGCTTCGGTCTCGGCACGGTCGTCATGCTCGCCAACGTCGTGCTGCTGTGGGCCTACACGCTGTCGTGTCACTCCTGCCGACACATCGTCGGCGGCAAGCTGCGCACCTTCTCCCGTCACCCGCTGCGCTACCGCGCATGGACGCTCATCTCGCGGCTCAACGCCAAGCACATGCAACTGGCGTGGACGACGCTGGCCACGCTGATGATCACCGACGGCTACATCGCGCTCGTCGCCGCGGGCGCGTTCAGCGATCCTCGAATCGTCAACTGAGAGGCGCGCGACGTGAGCGAAGTCGAGGCCGAGATCGAGCGCCACAGTTACGACGTGCTGGTCATCGGCGCCGGCGGCGCCGGGCTCCGCGCGGCCATCGCCGCCCACGAGGCCGGGTTGCGCGTGGCGATCATCTGCAAGTCGCTGTTCGGCAAGGCCCACACCGTCATGGCCGAGGGCGGCTGTGCGGCCGCGATGGGCAACGCCAACGGCAACGACAGCTGGCAGGTGCACTTCCGCGACACCATGCGTGGCGGCAAGTTCCTCAACAACTGGCGGATGGCCGAGCTGCACGCGAAGGAGGCGCCCGATCGCGTCTGGGAGCTCGAGACCTACGGCGCGCTGTTCGACCGGACGAAGGACGGCCGCATCAGCCAGCGCAACTTCGGCGGTCACGAGTACCCGCGCCTCGCGCACGTCGGCGACCGCACCGGCCTCGAGCTCATCCGCACGATGCAGCAGAAGATCGTCTCCCTGCAGCAGGCCGACGCGCGGGCCCGGGGCAACACCGGTGCGGACGAGAGCCGTCTGCGGGTCTTCGCCGAGTGCACGATCACCGACCTGATCCAGACCCACCGGGGCGGCCCGGTGGCGGGCGCCTTCGGCTACTACCGCGAGACCGGGAACTTCGTCGTCTTCCGCGCGCCCGCCGTCGTCCTCGCGACCGGTGGGATCGGCAAGGTCGCCAAGGTGACGTCCAACTCGTGGGAGTGCACCGGCGACGGCATGGGGCTCGCGCTGCGAGCGGGCTCCACCCTGCTGAACATGGAGTTCGTGCAGTTCCACCCGACCGGCATGGTCTGGCCGCCGTCGGTGAAGGGCATCCTCGTCACCGAGGGCGTGCGCGGCGACGGTGGCGTGCTCAAGAACTCCGACGGCACGCGGTTCACCTTCGACTACGTGCCCGACGTGTTCCGCGAGCAGTAC
This window harbors:
- the rpmG gene encoding 50S ribosomal protein L33, with the translated sequence MAATDVRPKITLACQVCKHRNYITVKNRRNDPDRLSMNKFCPNCGKHTEHRETR
- a CDS encoding TetR/AcrR family transcriptional regulator; translation: MGGRAPRDGETAADGRRLRWTEHRAQRRAAFVAAGAAAVDRHGPGASAEQIADEAGVSRTVLYRYFRDREDLRQAIAELVVKDVLDAVLPKLQLSTETTPRQIIGAAIGTIIGWLDEHPNLYHFLRLRRDGGLESVENTLADNVASLLKIIMVFFGIEGDEADPGAYGIVGFVESAGGWWLQHRSIPREKFTAIVCNGVWHLLEGTAREHGLHVEYDAPLPIGALAASGTGEATP